The Corvus hawaiiensis isolate bCorHaw1 chromosome 29, bCorHaw1.pri.cur, whole genome shotgun sequence region TGGGGTGCCCATCCCGGGGTGCTGACCCCCATCCCGGTGGCCTGACCCCCATCCCGAGGTGCCTGACCCCGATCCCGGTGTCCTGACCCCGATCCCAGTGTCCTGACCCCCATCCCGGTGTCCTGACCCCCGTGCCGTCCCTCAGCCCACAGGAATTCCTCTGGGAGAAGGAGGGCAGCGACGCGcccctgcagctcagctccgACAGCgtcctcatcttccccttcctcaACAAGAGTGACAGTGGCACCTACGTGTGCACGGCCACCAGCTCCATGGGCAGCGTGGTGGCCAAGTACAACCTGGACGTCAGCGGTGAGTGCGGCGTGGCCGGAGTGGCCGGAGCGTCCTGGTGAAGGGGTCACTGCATCCCCTGTGCCCGGAAAGTGTCACCGTGTCACCGCTGGCTCCCATCCTTGGGTGGGTGGGGGCAGCTCCTGCCGTTCCCCGCATGGTGCTGTCCTCTGGGCcgccctggctctgctctgcttgtccccgtgtccctgtgccatgtgTCACACgtggggcagggctgtgtgtgtgtccctgtgtccccacgtCCCTTGTGTCACACGTAGgacagggctgtgtgtgtgtccctgtgtccccatgccCCGTGTGTCACACGTAGgacagggctgtgtgtgtgtccctgtgtccccatgccCCTTGTGTCACATgtggggcagggctgtgtgtgtgtgtccccatgtcccttgTGTCACACgtggggcagggctgtgtgtgttTGTCCCTGTGTCCTCATGTCCCCGTGTGTCACATgtggggcagggctgtgtgtgctgtgtggtGCTGCCCGTGCCCACCCTCAGCTGCCACCCCAGCTCCCggtgccctccccagccctttcccacGCTCTGTGATCCCGTTTCCCtgtgattttccctggatttaGGCTggtcctgctctcctcccaccctccctccatctctccctcccagccctgtcccggctcctttccctccctcctgggcACTCAGTGCCCTTCCCCTGCAGTGCATGGCAGCGGTGGCACCTCAGGTGCtttgtcccctgtgtcccctccctgagCCTGCTCCTGCAGTCACCCCCGTGTCACCCCTTGTGTGTCCCCCCCGTTCCCCGTGTGGTGTCCTGTGAGcacccagagctctctgcacccACCCAGGAGCTCACCCCAGGTGCTGGCCATGAGAGGTGGCACCCACTGTCCCTCACCCGCCTGGTGTCACCGCCACTGTCACAGCACACGAGCTCCATGTCCAGGCTTGGTTCCCTGTGTGGAATCCCCACTTTTGTCCCTAAAGCCACTCACGTCTCAGGCACCGAGAGCCACCTCTGTGCCCAGCTGAGCCCTCCAGCCTGCCCACCTTGGTGCCACCCTGCCCAGCACCGTGGTCCCCAAGGGTGTGCGCAGGAGCGTGCAGGTGGCACCTCGTGGTGGGTGACACTTCCCCAGGGTCCCTCAGGGGTCACCAGGGTCTGGCAGgacaggacatgggggaagATGGTCACGGTGTCCCAAAGGCtggtggcaggagcagagcagcaggacccGTGGGGTCACGGACGGCCCTGCCGAGGGTCCCCCCTCTGGGCTCTGTCACCTCGCTGGCCCCTCCCGGCGTTGATTGGTGTCCTGTGTTTTTGTTGTCCTCCCCAGATGTTCCCCAGCTCCCCACCCCACACGTTCACTCCACTCCAGCCCCTCCGCCGGGCCCTTCCCAGCCCATCTCTCATGCTTCCATGGCCTCCGCTCCATCCTTCACTCCAGCTCCCATCCAAGGTACCGTAAGctccttttctgtctctttgcGGACCcgctgctccccagcctggcccgagGAGCTCCACAGGAGGACGGTGGCCCAGGCctggcctggggacagccctgctgGGTGCCCAGCCCGGCTCCGGTCCCTCGGCGTGCGTGGATTTTGGCGTTTCCCAGGAGGAGGCCCTGGCTGTTCCCGGAGGGtcgtggcagcagcagctccccgagCTGCCCCTTGTCCTGTGTGTCCGTGTCACGTGttgtccctctgtcctgctgcctcccctgtGTGTCCCTCACCTTGTCCTGTCCCGATGTGGctctgtgtccccccccccgAGCTGATGGGGCACAGCGGGAGGAGGATCTGTCGCTGTGCCCCAGGGCTGACGCAGGATCCCAGCACGGATCCTGGACTTGGGACCAGCTTTGGGCTCCTGCTGTCCTTGGGGTGCCATCACCTCTCGGGGTGCCAGCCTGCATGTCACCTTCCACCCAAGCCTGCTCGTCCTCCCTTTTTGAGGTCAAAATCCCACTGTGGAGGATGGGATTTCCCCTTTGCTTCCCCCGCTGCCTTCCTCGTTCTCGCTGCTAGGATCCGGagcaggatggagctgctggcCCAGGATGGAGCCCCcggggggagcagcagcctctgccccaCCCTGCAGGGTCTCAGccccttctctcttttctccccccTGCCTGGGCAGACGCCAGCCCGGTGCCCTCGACCTCCAGCACGTACCACGCGATGATCGGCGGCGTGGTGGCTGTCATCgtcttcctgctgctcagcctgCTCATCGTGCTGGGACATTACCTGATCAGGCACAAAGGTACGGCCTGGGGGCTGCAGTGGGGGCACGGGGAGCCCctcgggggtcccggggccgTGTCCCCGCAGCGAGGGGGCAGTGGGGGGTGGAGGGAggcagctcctggtcctgcagccCTTCCCGAGTCCTGAGAGGAACCAGCGGAGCCTCCCTGGGTCTGGGGGACCTGCCCGGCGTGGGAATGTCAGGAATGTCCCAGTGAGTGGCAGCGCTAGGGGGAGGCAGCTCCCACCCCGTTCTCCACCCCTGCTCCGCACCCATTGTCCCGGgatcatccctgtccccatctccccgacacctcctccctcttcctGTTGCTCCCtgtgccttcctcctcctcctcctcctttccctccaccTGCCCTTTTCATGCCCGGCAGGTTTGTGCCCAAGCCCTGGGGACACGGTGCCACCCCGCCATCGGCCACCCCCTGAGGTGATGTGTGAGTAGAGCCCCCCACCCTGCTCCGGGGGCAGCTGGGACCCCCTGCTTTGCCAGGAGGGCTgggtgggagggcaggagcCTGACGGGCAGTGGTCACTCCACAAGTGGACACTGCTACAAATGCCTGGAGCACCCCCAGGGagtctccatcccatcccatcccatcctatcccagTGACTTTTCCATTGCAGCCAAGCCCAACGGAGCCCTCCAGGCAGCCCAACCTCCCCCGGTTTGTGTGGGAGGGGGCGCTGGCAGAGCCCCCCGTgacccccagccctgtccccacctCCAGGCACGTACCTGACCCACGAGGCCAAGGGCTCGGATGATGCTCCGGACGCCGACACCGCCATCATCAACGCCGAGGGCGGCCAGGCCGGCGGCGACGACAAGAAGGAATATTTCATCTAAAGGGgtcagaaagagagagagagcgagagagcGAAAAATGGAGCCAAGAGAACCCCGATGGCAACAGCAACCAGAccacaaaccccacaaaacccaacAGATTTTCTCTGGCGCCCGGCACGGGCGGACGGACGGACAGAGGGATGGCGGgacagagagcagggagagccaCCGGCCACGAGGCGCTGCTGACGCCTCTTGAACTTGTACAAATCGTTCACTCCGACAGCGAGAGCCCCGGCCCCGTTTGCTTGCTTGCACCTCCATCCCCACGCCCCGAACCCACAGACCAACCCGTGAGTGAGCGAcatcttccttcttcctttggACCTTTTCGCTTTGGTTTTGTGGCTGCTCTTTGCTTCGGGCCCTTGGTTGGGGTGTTGGGCTGGGGTCGATGTAGCTCTTCCCTTTGTTTCTCTCCGTTTTGGTTTCTTTGACATCCAAGGATAAAATCAGCTCCGGGCTCCCTGGGGCAAGCTTGGGACCCTGGGTGTCCCCGttgtcccctccccagccccgggggggtgactccagctgggagctgagcgAGACCCTGCCCCGGTTTTATCCTTGGTGGTTCTTGTGGAGCAGTGTCCATGCGGGAGCAGAGCTGTCCTCGTGCAGTCAGTGTGTGAAAGGGGGTGACAGTCCAGGGTGGGACCCCCGGAGACACCGGGAGCCCCCACAGCTCCCCGGGCCCACCCCAGCGGGAGGGGGGGAGGGCTGaggtttattttgggggggggtgggggcaaatccagaggaaaaggccccgaatttttttttcccctaaattctCGGATTGGAAATGCCGATTTGAACCATCTATTGAGATGTTCAGTGCAGGGGTGTGacccctggggctggggctgcttccctgggacccccagagcagggctggggctctgccagggtctctctgcctcccttccctccttagccccttcccagggcagggacgAGCTTGGAAAGGGCTGATTTTCTTCTTGGCTCCGAGAGCCCAAACCAACAGCGGCCAAAACAACcggatttggggtctggggaCTTCGGGGGTCCCCACAGAggctcgggggggggggggggggggggggctcatCCTTCCTCCTtgcccttcctcctgcctcttTCACCATCACTTCcaagacaaaaccaaacacctTTCCCAacctctccagcacagccccagcccggccccccCAGTCATGCACCCCCGGGATGGGGCTGCTCCCCCCAGCATCGTTGGGACACCCTGCACCCTTGGGATGAGGTTTCCCAGGATCCCACATCCCGGTCTGGACACCGGGGGCTTGCAGGAGCCACCCTTGGGCTGGGCACCGCATGGATTTGGGGTTGTCTGGAGGAGGGGAGCCCTTTGGGAGGGGGTGATCTCACCTGGGAGGTCACCCCATGGATTTGGGGGTGCTCTGGGGGACGAGGGGGCCCTTCAGGAAGGAGTGAAAGTCCTCGGGGCGGGATGGGAAACCTCAGCTGGGAGGTTGAGGGAGAACGGGGCTGCAAATGTCACCCCACCCAAACCCTGCCAGCACCGGGTCACCTGTGGGGGACTgagtggggctggagggggctgaGGTGAGGCAGGGGAGGCCCAGCTCGGTGACAGGCACAGGTGGGAGTGAGGGCTGGGTGCGACACTGGGGACGCTGCGGATGTGACCAGGCTCGGCCGCGCGTCAGGAGCGGcggtggcactgggagggagcagcacaCGGAGCCTCTGAGGGTCCCTTTGCTGGGCACAaccatttttggggtgtttttcctcccttcccacctcttGGAGTGGGGGACGTGGGCCTGGAGCCCCCAGGGCAGCTCCGAGCTGGGGTTGGGGGATGAACCCTGGGGCTGCCGACGCCGTCACCGAGGTCCCCATGACCGAGTCCTTCCTGCAGATAAAAACACCCGGGCGTTGTTCTCAGTACAATTCCATCTCCTCGGGGGCCGCAGGGATCCCAGGCAGAGCCCCAGCgctgggaactgggaggggagaggggtaAGGGgtccctggggcagggaggtgacagggacagggagggttTTCCCTCTTGGAATTCAGTTTCTCGTCGCTTCcactgctccagagctgctccaggggccGGGGAGAACAGCCTGGATTTGGTGGTTTTGAGGTGCCACAgtgtttttggtgtttttgaGGTGTGGGGTGTGGCTGGGCAGCTCGGGGAGCAGCGGTCACGGGGAGCTGTGGCAGTGGAGGACAGGCCCGGTGTCACCTGGGGGGGCCTGGGGACCTGCAGAGGTGACAGAGAGAGGCCGAGCCACGGCCCTGGCTGTGACAGGGGGCTGAGAGGGATCGGAGAATCCACCTGAGGCCTCTTCTGCCAGCGAGAGCCAAAGGGTTTGGTGGAGGTGGGAGCAGTGGAGGGGGTTTGTGTCACACCTGGGGGTGACAGGAGCACCAGGTGCCACCAGTGTGAGCGGGGAGAGGCTGTGGGGTGATGGGGACCCTCCCGACTTGGGAGGACTCCAGGTGGAAGCTGTGACTGGGACGCTCCACGTCATGATGGAGAAGCCACCTGGCGAGAGGCAGGGGTGGGGTGCGGTGGCAAAGACCCTTTTGGGGTCACCGTGTGGAGTCCTGCGGGTGACGGTCACCCCGTGTCACAGGTGGGCGGAGGAGCGGGTGCTGGGTGGCTTGGGGGCATCCAGGTGATGTGGAGGGTGACAGGGTGGGGTCTGGcccctgtccttgtcccctcGGGGGTTGGTGACACCGTGTTGTAGCTCCAGGAGGTGCCACGGGTGGTGTGAcagcggagcggggccggggcgtgACACCGAGAGCGAcacggggggcggggggaggtgACAGCGGCGGTGTCACCGtgtctgggagagcccggggcACCACCCCGTCCTGGGGGGGGTCCTCGGTGGTGGCCCCACGCCCACCCAGCACGGGGTTGGGCCGGGAGGATCCCGGGAGGATCCGGGACCCCCTGGGAGGCCGCGGCCGCTTCCCGGCCGGCACTGAACTCTCAATAGACACGAAAGCCATATTTTGGGGAGCTCTGGAGAGGCCGGGGGGCAGAGGCTGGGCTGTGTTGTTGTGCTGTGTTTTTGTCTGTACATAAAGGGAGCCAACGACCGTCGATGTGACTTTATAACCTTTCTAATATCCTGTGCTAATCTCGGAAAATAATCCTATAAATATATCTGGATTACACACGTTACCCGCCTggctctctgcctctggggctggggggtcagggggagctggggggggggggggggtgggtcaGGGGACAGGCTGAGATCAGCCCCCCTCAAACCTCTCCTGAGCCCCCAAACTGCAGCTGCCTTCGACTGCCCTCCCTCCCacaccccaaacctcccacCCGGCCCCCAGACCCACCACAGTCACCCCAATCCCGACCCTCAGCACCTccccccaaacaacaacagcagcaacccCAATCCCAACCCCTGGAGACCCCCAGCCCTCTCACCCCCAAATCTGCCCCTCAGCCCTTCTCAAATTGCCAATTCCCAGATTGCCCCCCAGCCCTTTCACCTCCAAAtgtcctcccagcccctcagaGCCACCAGAGCCCCCCACCCCTGACCTTCAGCCCCTCCCAAATTACCAGTTCCCCTCAAAGAGCAGTAACCCCCCAATCCCAAGACCTGAAGCCCCCCAGCCCTTTCACCCCCAAATCTGCTCCTCAGCTCCTCCCAAATTGCCAATTCCCAGACCCCCACCCCAGTCCTTTTACTCCCAAAtgtcctcccagcccctcccaaatTACCACCGGCAACCCTAATTCCCAACCCcggagcccccccagccccgctcctctCCAGGGATGTTCCCACAGGGCCCGAAGGCCACCAAGGCCACCAGCCCTGTCACCAAGCTGGGCCAATGCCACAGGATGACCCCAGGAGCCCTTCCTTCCCGGCCCTCCTTCCTCCCGGGGCAAAGCCGGGGAATTCCATGCTCCAGGGGTGCAGGAAGGCGCCGCGGGGTCCCCTCAGTGCCCacccccctcctgccccccaaaGCCCTCCCCGTGCCTGGCGCCGGGCTCACGCCCCACCGGCACCGCCGGGATGCAGCTCCGCACTGCCGGCCCCGGAGCCAGCCCCGGGAGCATCCCCGGAGCGCCTGGAAAGACAATTCCTAATGAATTTAACTTGTTCTGCCAAGAACTGATCGTTTCCTGCTCGAGAAATTGTGGCGGCTCCGCAGCTTTCCCGGCAGCCGCATTCCCTGCCTTCCGCCGGGTCCTGGCAGGGCACAAagtgccaggcagggcaggagggcgGCTCTGGGGGCAGCTCTTATCTCCTGCCCGCAGTCCTCGGCTCCCTTTGGAGCGGGAGGAGCGGAGCCGAGGGAGGGAGAGCGGAGAAGTCACCCCCGGACACCCCCGGGCGAGTGGGCGCCGCTGTGGGGGTGCCTGTCCGAGTGGCCACCCCCGAGTGACCACCCCTGAGCCCCGGGTGCCACCCCCAGCGCCCAGCGGAGCCCCCAGACTCGGAGGAGCCGCTGCCATCGTGGGAAACCGTCATGGGCAACTGTGTCCCCGTGGTGAGTGACCCCCCCAGTTCCTGTCCCTGGGGCGTCACAGCCCCACGGAGGGGAGGGCGGCGGGCACGGGGGGCCCTGGGGCTGAGCGGGGTCGTGGGGTCCTCGGTGCTGAGGAGGAGTATGAGGGTCCCCAGGGCTGAGGAGGATCACGGGGGTCCCTGGGGCTGAGTGGGGTCATGGAtgtcccccagccctgagtGGGGCCACGGGGGTCCCCAGTGCTGAGTGAGCTTTAGGGGATCCCCGGTACTGTGCAGGATCATGGGGTCCCCGGTTCTGAGCAGGATAAGGGGGGTCCCCAGTGCAGAGTGGGCTTTAGGGGGTCCTCGGTACAGCGCAGGATCAGGGGGTCCCCGGTTCTGAGCAGGATCAGGGGGGTCCCTGGTGCTGAGTGGGGTCACGGGGGtccccagcactgagcagagctgtgagggtCCCAGTTCAGAGCAGGATCATGAGGATCCCCAGACCTGAGCAGGATCAGGGGGGTCCCAGGACCGCGGCTCGCAGCAGGTGCTGCCGGCAAGGGCTCCCTCACAGGAGGCTCTGCGGGGTCTGTGCCCACCTCCGGGGTCTGTGCCCACCCTCTGGGCTCTGTGTCCCTCCTGCGGCCCCATCCTGCACCCCCGGCTGGCAGCCCCCACGGCCCCCCCGTGCCCGCAGCGTGTCCCTCCCTGATAACccgccctgcccagcccagcccggggatCCCCGCACCTGCaccggcggggggcggccccaTGGCCGGGATCAgggggatgctgtgggatgtAGCACCCGCCTGATGCCCATCCCCGTTACCCGCAGACCCCCGGCATCCTGGAGACCCGGGACTCGCTGGACCTGGCGGAAATCATGGACTTCTCCTCCTTCTACGACGACAGTGACAGCAACGACACCTTCGTGGACTACGACGCCGCGCCCTGCCACAACCACTTCTGTCCCCTCTTCCAGCGCGTCGCCCCCCCTTTCCTGGCCGCCACCTGCGCCGCGGCCGCGCTGGGCACCGGTGCCCTGCTGGTGGCCCTGGCCAAGCGTCCCCAGGCGTGGCGGTGGCCGCAGAGCCGCGCGCTGGTGGCGCAGCTGGCGCTGGGCACGGCACTGTTCGCGGCGCTGCTGCCGGCGCTGGCCGCGGGCATCGGGTGGGGCTGGCACTTGGGGACGGGCCCGTGTCGCCTCACGCACCTCCTGTGGCACTGGAGCCTCTTCGCCCAGGCGCTGCTGGTGGCCAGCGGCTCCTGCGGCACCGCCTGGGCTCGCTGGGACCCCCGCAGCCGCCGCCTGGCCGTGGCCCTGTGGGCAGTGGCGCTGCTCTTGGCCACGCCGGCAGCTCTGGTCAGCGGCGTGGCGGCGGGCACCAGCTGTGTCCGGCGCAGCGTGGACATCCTGGCCCCGGTGTACCTGCTGCACCTGaccctgtgcctctgcctgctgctgctgttgcccGCGGGGCTACTGCTGGCCGCGCTGGCCGTGCCGCGCCTCAGGGCGAACTGGACGGCCGGAGCCGGGCTCAGCTGGCTCTTCCTGGGGCTCTGGGTGCCCTACGGAGCGGGGCTGGCCGGCGAGTTCCTGCTGCAGGCCCGGCTGCTGGAGCCCACCTGCGGCTCCTTCGAGCGCTTCGACTTCGCGCTGGGGCTGagcgaggggctgggggtgctgcacTGCGGCCTCGGACCCCTGGCGCTGCTGCTCGCCTGGCGCTGccgccgcggggccggcggggccgggggctgctgaGCTCCGGGGGCTGCGGAGCTCCGGGGGCCGCCGAGCTCCGGGGGCTGCAGCCGGAGCCAAACGGACCCACGGCAGCGGACTTGGTACCCCGGCACCGGACTTGGACCCCTGGCACCAGACTTGGCTCCCTGAAACCGGACCCTGGCCCCCGGGCACCAACCTTGGCTACCCAGCACTGACCCCTGGCCCCACCGCACCAGCCTCAGATGCCCCAGCACCAGTCCCTGCGCCCCCACCACGGACCCCCGGCCATTCCCGCACCAGCCTGGGCCACCCAGCACTGACCCCTGGGCACCAGCCCTAGCCCCCAGCACAGACCCCTGGCCACCGGGCACAAGCCTTGGTCCCCTGGCACTGACCCCTGGCTGCCCAGCACCACCTCCTGCCCCTGGGCACTGACCCGTGGCCACCCAACACAGACCCCTCCCCTGCAgtacccccccagccccacagcctctGTCCCACTCCCAACgctcccccaggaccccccgtTCTGTGCCCGGTTCGGTGCCCTCCACCCTCTATCCCCTCCCTTGGGGTCTCAGCCCCCTCTTTGGGGCCGGGCCCCCCCAACTTCCCAACGCAGAAAGCCCTGGGGTGCCTCACGCTGCCCGGGGGGTCACCCCAGGTTCCCGGGGGATCCCCgaggctcagccctgccccCGCCCCCCAGCTCCAGGGGGAGATTTCGGAAGCGAGGGgattttttccatctctcccGACAAGCCAAGAGGATCCAGTGGGAATTACACACAACAAATAAACTGCCAGAGGCACTCGCCCAGCCCGGTGAATGGACTGGCCGGGACTGGGCGGTGGTGGGGGGcacgggggcgggggggggcgggaaATGGGGGGCGTGTGCTCCTCGTGCCTCCAAATTGGCAGGAAAAGCTCCTAAGGAAGCTGTGACGGGGGCACGGGGGCACTCACACCCAGAGCCCA contains the following coding sequences:
- the ACKR1 gene encoding atypical chemokine receptor 1 — encoded protein: MGNCVPVTPGILETRDSLDLAEIMDFSSFYDDSDSNDTFVDYDAAPCHNHFCPLFQRVAPPFLAATCAAAALGTGALLVALAKRPQAWRWPQSRALVAQLALGTALFAALLPALAAGIGWGWHLGTGPCRLTHLLWHWSLFAQALLVASGSCGTAWARWDPRSRRLAVALWAVALLLATPAALVSGVAAGTSCVRRSVDILAPVYLLHLTLCLCLLLLLPAGLLLAALAVPRLRANWTAGAGLSWLFLGLWVPYGAGLAGEFLLQARLLEPTCGSFERFDFALGLSEGLGVLHCGLGPLALLLAWRCRRGAGGAGGC